In the Stakelama saccharophila genome, CGCACGCGGATCATGCGTTCTGCACCTGCATTGCGGCGGCCCGTTCGATCCGGTCGAGTGCGTTCACCAAGTCTTCCCTTTCCGTATAGCGGCCGAAGCCGAGGCGGATGCTCGACCGCGCCTCGGCGTCGGTCAAGCCGATCGCGCGCAGCACATGGCTCGACCGTCCCGATCCGCTGGCGCAGGCCGATCCGGCCGAAAAGGCGATGTCGCGCAGTTCGCTCATCAGCCGGTTCACGTCGAGCCCCTCGCGGCGGATATTGAGGTTGCCGCAGTAGCGCCGATCGACTGAACCGTTGATGACCCAGGCCGGATCGAGCCGCGCCGTGGCGGCCTCGAACAGACGGGCGACATGGGCGGCATCGGCATCGCGGCGCTCCGCCGCCAGTACCGCGGCAGCGCCGAAGCCGGCACAGAGCGCGGGCGACAGCGTGCCGGAGCGGCCGCCCGCCTCCTGTCCGCCGCCGTGGAGCAGCGGCGCGAGCGTGACGCCGTCCCGGATCCACAGCGCGCCGATGCCTTTCGGCCCGTGGATCTTGTGCGCCGACAGCGCGATCAGGTCGCAGCCTTGCGGAATATCGACGCGGCCATAGCCCTGCACCGCATCGCACAGCATCCGTGCGCCGGCCGCGTGCGCCAGTTCGGCGAGATCGGCGACGGGCTGAATCGTGCCGATCTCGTTGTTGACCAGCATCGCCTCGACCAGTGCGGTGCCGGGGACGATCGCATCGCGCGCGGCGTCCATATCGACCAGACCGTCGCGGTCGACGGGCAGAATGACGATCTCGCGGCCCTGAGCGCGCAACGCCCCAACCGTGTCGAGCACCGCGGCATGTTCGCTGGCGATGGTGACGATACGCCCCTGCCCCGCCCCCTTCAGCGCCCAGTTGAGCGCCTCGGTCGCGCCGCTGGTGAAGGCGAGCGTGCCGCCGGTCGGAAGCAGCGCCGCGACCTGATCGCGCGCGACCTCGATCGCCGCGCGCGCGCTGCGGCCGGCGGCGTGGGCCGAATGCGGATTGGCGTGCTGGCGCTCCAGCCAGGGCAGCATCGCGGCGAGCGCTCGCGGTGCCAGCGGCGTCGTCGCCTGATAGTCGCAATAGATCATGCCGCCCGGCTCCGCGCGTCCTGTGCGATCCCGGTCCACGCTTCGGCGAAACGGGCGATGTCGCCGGGCGTGGTGGTCCAGCCGACGCTCACCCGGATCGCGCTGTCGGCCAGATCGGCCGGCGCGCGGATCGCATCGAGCACATGGCTGGTCTTGAGCGAGCCCGAGGAACAGGCGCTGCCGGCGGAGACCGCGATGCCGGCGAGGTCGAACCGGATGAGCTGCGCCGCGGCCTTCATGCCGGGCATGGCGATGGAAAGAATAGCCGCCGGCCGGCCGGGATCGGCGAGCACCGTGCCGCCCTGGTCGGCGACCTTCATCCTGAGGTCGAGCAGCGCCGGCTGCAGCTCGGCGAGCCATGCCGCCGTGCCGTCGTCCAGGCGATCCGCCGCCTCCAGCGCCGCGGCCATGGCGAGCGCGCCGGGCAGGTTCTCGGTGCCGCCGCGATAGCCGAATTCCTGCCCGCCCGTGGCCCGCAGCATGGCGAAGTCGCGCACCAGCAGCGCGCCGATGCCGGGCGGGCCGCCGAATTTATGCGCGGAAACAGCCATGAGATCCGCATCGGGCAGCGGCACCTTTCCGGCAGACTGGGCGCAATCGGCGAAGAGCAGACCGCCGGCGTCGCGGACGATCGCCGCGATGCCCGCCAGATCCTGCGCGGTGCCGAGTTCGGAATTGACCGCCTGGACCGCCACCAGCGGCCGTTCGCCGCGCCCGACGACGGCGGCGAGAACATCCATGTCGAGGGCGCCGTTCGGCCTTACCGGCAGGCGGGTGGCGTCGCCCGCCGCGCGCAGGACCGAATCGTGTTCGATGGCGCTCACGGCGCGGCCGGTGCAATCGGCGTGTGCAAGCGCGATGGCGATGGACTCGGTCGCGCCGCTGGTGAAGATCAGTTCGCCGTCCCAATCAAGGACGGACCGGATCCGTGCCCGCGCATCCTCCAGCGCGGCGCGCGCGGCGCGGCCGGCGGCGTGCGGCGAGGACGGATTGGCCCAGTCCCGCAGCCCTTCGGCCACCGCCGCCTGCGCTTCGGGCCGGACGGGCGTGGTGGCGGCATGGTCGAGATGGGTGCGCTCAGCCACCATGGGTTCCGATGATTGCGCGGATCGTCACCGGGCCTATATAGCGCCTGTGTTTTCGCGTACCACCGCGCCTATCCTATCCTTGCCAGCAGGTACTGATGCCCGAAGTCATTTTTCCCGGTCCCGAAGGTCGCCTCGAAGGCCGGTTCTCCCCCGCTCCCAAGCCGCGCGCGCCGGTCGCGCTGATCCTGCATCCGCACCCGGCGTCGGGCGGCACGATGAACAATCACATCTCGCTGGCGCTCTATAAGACGTTCCAGCAGCGCGGGTTTGCGACGCTCCGCTTCAATTTCCGCGGCGTCGGGCGCAGCCAGGGAACGTTCGACAACGGCATCGGCGAACTGTCCGACGCGGCGAGCGCGCTCGACTGGGTGCAGAGCTTCCACCCGGAAGCATCGACGACCTGGGTGGCGGCACCCAGCTTCGGTGCGTGGATCGGCATGCAGCTATTGATGCGGCGGCCCGAGATCCGCGGCTTCATTTCGGTCGCGCCGCCGGCGAACCTGTACGATTTCAGCTTCCTCGCGCCCTGCCCGTCGTCGGGCATCATCATCAACGGCGAGGCGGACGAAGTGGTGACGCCCTCGGGCGTGCAGCGGCTGGTCGACAAGCTGAGGACGCAGAAGCACATCACCATCCATCACGAGACGATCCCCGGCGCCAACCACTTCTTCCAAAACGAGATGGATCAGCTCATGAGGGTCGTGAACGACTATCTCGACATGCGGCTGGACCCGAATTCGCCGATCAAGTGACGGCCGCTCCGGTCGTCCCGACCGGCCCCGTTACCGTGCCGCCGACTTCGCCATTCCGGCGAACGTCGAAGATCCATTCCCGGCGCCGCCGGAATTGTTTGCGGAGCGGGAATGGATGCTGAATCAAGTTCAGCATGACGAAGGGGGGAAGCGGTTCGGGTTGCCGCTTTATTCCTTCTTCAGGTCGGCGTCGGACAAGTGCCAGCGGCGCTGTTCCGCCGTGGAGCCGGGAACGTCGTTGACGCGGCGCAGCGTATAGCTGCCGCTGAAATGCTGGTTCGTGCCGTCCTTCAGTTCGGCATCGACCGTCACCGGGATCTCGATATAGATCGACCCTGCCGCACCCTCCGCGCGGCCGGGGGTGCCGACGGTCACGTCGCTGCGCGCCGTGCTCGCGAAACCGTCGCGGAACTGCACGAAGCTCTGGCCGCTCGCTTCGCCGTCATTGCCCCACAGTTCGTAGGCGGTACGGAAATCGCCCCGGTCGATGGCGTCGTAATAGTGTCGGACGACGGCGACCGCCGCTTCCGCCGTTCCGGGATCGGCGTCCGCATCCGTCGCGGGATCGGCGGTATCCACGGGCGTGGGCGTCGCTTCCGCGTTCGCCGATATCGCGGCGCCATCGCCGGTGGCGGCGGGCGCGGCACCACCGCCTGCATCCACGGTCGCGGGCGTGTTGCCGCCACCCGCGGCCGGGGAGCCGCCACAGGCGGCGAGCGTGAGGGCGATCGCGCTCACGGAAGCGGAAAGGGACAGAATGCGCATCATTACGTTCTCGTCATCATTGCCTGGACGGCCCCAACGGGCGAGCCCGGCGCGAGGTTCATCCCTGCCCGATTTTCGGTCGCATTTTCCCGAGCCACCCGGCGCGGACCGGGCGCCCGTCCGATGTCGGCGTCAAAGCGTCCAGATCAGCACATTGGCGAACACGACACCGGCGCAGACGAGCATGAGCACGCCCTTGCTTCGATCGGGTCCGCCGCGCCTGAGCAGCGTCACGCCGCCGAGGACGAGCGCGAAGACGGCGATCATCGCGATGGCGGGGGCGGCGCGGGCTATTCCGGTCATGGTCTCGGGCACGGCGACGCTATAATACGCCACCGGCGGGAGGGAAACCGGCGTCCAAACACCCATTCTCGCCCCGGCGAAGGCGGGGGTCCACCGAGCCGCTTAGCCTAAGCGTTTGATATTACGGCCAAGTGGATGCTGAAACAAGTTCAGCATGACGAAAAAGGCCTCTGTTTCGCGCTCTTCGCAGAAGATTCGCCCGCGCGGGAATATGGATCGTCACTCGGTCGCCAGCGCGCGGGCATAGGCGTCGATATCGACATTGCCGCCCGACAGCACGACCACCAGCCCCGGTTCGGGCGCCACCCGGCCGGAAAGCAGTGCGGCGAGCGCGACCGCTCCGCCCGGCTCCACGACCAGGCGCAGCCTGCCCGCGGCCCAGCGCTGCGCCGCGCGGATTTCCGATTCGGTGACGGCAACGCCCCTGGCATCGTGCTTGGCGAGCACGTTGAAGGTGCGCTCGCTGACCTGCTTCGTCTGGAGCGCGTCGCAGGCGGTGGGCGGCGGATCGTCGCCTACGGGTTCGATCCAGCCCGCCTCCAGGCTGCGGCGCATGTCGTCCCATCCGGCGGGTTCGACGACGGTGACGCGGGCTTCGGGAACCGCGAGCGCGATCCCGGCGCTCAGCCCTCCGCCGCCGCACGGCACGACGAAATGCGCAGGGTCGGGCAGGTCGCGCTCGACCATCTGGCTCATCACCTCCAGCCCGACCGTCCCCTGCCCTTCGATCACCCAGGGATCGTCGAAGCTGGGCACCAGCGCGGCGCCGCGCGCATGGGCGAGATGCGCCGCGATCTTTTCCCGGCTTTCGGTCGCCCGGTCATAGCTGACGACCTCCGCGCCCAGCGCCATGGTGGCGTCGCGCTTCGCCTTCGGCGCGTCGGACGGCATGACGATGACTGCGGGCATGCCCAGCCGCTTCGCCGCCCAGGCCACCCCTTGCGCATGGTTGCCGGAGGAAAAGGCGACGACGCCGCGAGTCCGCTCTTTCGGGTCGATCGCGGTGAGTCGGTGCCAGGCGCCGCGCAGCTTGAACGCACCGATCGGCTGCAGGCACTCCGCCTTGAACGCGACGGCCACCCCGTCCATGTCATGGGTGTAGAGCGGCGAACGGGGCAGGATTTCCGCCAATTTTCCGGCGGCATCGCGTATTCCGGCCCGGGTCGGCTGTCGTACGATGGTCACATGTCCTCCCTGCGCTGGAACGCGGTGATACCGAAACGCTTTACATGACGATAGGTCGTCCCTATGTGGCGCTTCCGCTGCCCCAAGGGACTTCCAAACCGCAAGGCAGCAATTCGTGTCGAACTACCGCCGTGGAGGTCCCTTGAATTGGCCGAGCATCATAGCGCGCTGGGGCTAGCAACCGCCCCCTTCCATGTCACCCGTGGCTTGGACATCGCAAAGAGCGCACCGGTTCAGCCGGTCACGCTTATCCGTCCGCACGCCGCACAGCGGGCGGCCCGATATTTCGTCCGGAATTTTCCCGGCCGGTCGATGTATGCGGTGAAGGCGAATCCGTCGCCCGAACTGATCCAGACCCTGTGGGACGCCGGCATCACCCATTACGACGTCGCCTCGATCGGCGAGGTGCGCATGGTCGCGCGCGCGCTGCCCGACGCGACGCTGTGCTTCATGCATCCGGTCAAGGCCGAAGAGGCGATCGCCGAGGCGTATCACACGCACGGCGTGCGCACCTTTTCGCTCGACACGATGGAGGAGCTGGACAAGATCCTGCGCGCGACGGACCATGCCGAGGACCTGACGCTGTGCGTGCGCCTGCGCGTATCGTCGGACCTGTCGCGCCTCAGCCTCGCGTCCAAGTTCGGCGCGCATCCGCATGAAAGCAAACAGCTTCTGTTCGCGGCGCGCCAGGCGGCCGACGCGCTCGGCATCTGCTTTCACGTCGGCAGCCAGGCCATGAGCCCGGATGCGTATTCCAACGCCATGGAGCTGGTGCGCCAGGCGATCGTGGAGGCATCCGTCACGGTCGACGTGGTCGATGTCGGCGGCGGCTTTCCCTCCAGCTATCCGGGCATGGAGCCGCCCGAGCTGGAGCGGTATTTCGACGCCATCTATCGCGGGTTCGAAAGCCTGCCGATTTCCTATTCGGCCGAATTGTGGGCAGAGCCCGGCCGCGCGCTGTGCGCCGAATACAGCTCGCTGATCGTGCGCGTGGAAAAACGCCGCGGCGACGAGCTCTATATCAACGACGGCGCATATGGCGCATTGTTCGACGCAGCGCATATCGGCTGGCGCTTTCCCGTCCGCCTGCTGCGCGAGACGCGGTCGGAGGTGCGGGACATGGAATTCAGCTTCTATGGTCCGACCTGCGACGATCTCGACCATATGACCGGCCCGTTCGAACTGCCCGGCGACGTGCGGGCCGGCGATTATATCGAGATCGGCATGCTCGGCGCATATGGCGCGGCGATGCGCACCGCCTTCAACGGCTTCGGGTCGGATGAGACGGTGATCGTCGACGACGAGCCGATGGCGAGCCTGTATCTCGTCGGCGAGGATCGGCGCATTCCATCGAACGTCGTAACGCTGTAACAAAGCGTTCTACTCTCTCGTCATTCCGGCGAACGCCGGAATCCAGAGCCGTACGCGCCGCGTTTGCGGCCCTGGACCCCGGATCAAGTCCGGGGTGACGATCCTTTGTCAGGAAGGACATTATGACCGACACGCAGATCAACGACACGCGCAAGAAGGAACTCCTTTCTCGCCAGGTCGAACATATCGACATCAAGAGCTTCGACGCGCGCCCGATTATCGATTCGATGGGCAAGATGAGCTTCACCAGCCGCGACCTTTCGCGCGCGACCGGCATCTACAACCAGATGCTGAAGGACAAGGACTGCACCATCTTTCTGGTGGTGGCGGGATCGACCTCGGCCGCCGGCTGTATGGACCTCTATGCCGAGCTGGTGCGCAACAACATGGTCGACTGCGTCGTCGCCACCGGCGCCACCATCGTCGACATGGACTTCTTTGAAGGGCTTGGCCACAAACACTATCAAGCGCTTGAAATTCCCGACGATAACACGCTGCGCTCGCTCTATATCGATCGCATCTACGACACCTATATCGACGAGGAACAGCTCCAGGACTGCGACCACACGATCGGCGCCATCGCCGACGGGCTGGAGCCGCGCGGCTATTCCAGCCGCGAGTTCATTCGCGCGATGGGCAAGTATCTGGTCGAGCATGGCAAGAAGGAGAACAGCCTCGTCAAGCTCGCATACGAGCATGACGTGCCGATCTTCTGCCCGGCATTCGTCGACTCGTCCGCCGGTTTCGGGCTGGTGAAGCATCAGGTCGAGCGGATGAAGGCGGGCAAGCCGTATCTGTCGATCGACGCGGTCGCGGATTTCCGCGAACTGACCGACGTCAAGATCAAGGCGGGCGCGTCGGGCCTCCTCATGATCGGCGGCGGCGTGCCCAAGAACTTCATCCAGGACACCGTCGTCTGCGCGGAAATCCTGGGCCATGACGATGTCGAAATGCACAAATACGCCGTGCAGATCACCGTCGCCGACACTCGCGACGGGGCGTGCTCCTCCTCGACGCTGCAGGAGGCGGCGAGCTGGGGCAAGGTGCAGACGACCGAGGAACAGATGGTCTTTGCCGAGGCCGGCTCGGTCATGCCGCTGCTCGCCTCCGACGCCTATCACCGCGGCTATTGGAAGGACCGCGAGAAGCGGCGCTGGGCGAAGCTGTTCGCGTAAGCGGCCGCGCGCCACCGTTGCTGCCGAAAAGGCGTTGGCATTGCAGCGTGACGGCGCCTAGAGCGGCGGCGATGCCCTATCTTCCGCCACCATCGCAGGCGCCTTGTGGCTGACGCACCGCTTTCATCCGAAATCTACCCCATCTGGCCCGGAAAGCAGCCGGGTGGTCCGCCCCTGCCCGACGGGCAGCGCAAGGGCACGGCGCGGCCGACGCTTGCCGTCTATCGGCCGCAACGGCCCGACGGGCGCGCGGCGCTCGTGCTGCCGGGCGGCGGCTATGCCTTCGTGTCGCTGACCGGCGAGGGCGCCAATATCGGCCGCGCGCTGGGCGCGTTCGGCATTACGAGTTTCGTCCTGGACTATCGCCTGCCGGTCGACGGCTGGGGAGATCGCGCCGACGTGCCGCTGCAGGATGCGCAGCGGGCGATGCGGCTCATCCGCTTCAATGCCGGGCGCTTCGGCATCGACCCGGCGAAGCTGGGCGTGATCGGGTTCAGCGCCGGCGGGCACCTGGCGGCGAGCATCGTGACGGCTTATGACGACGCGGTCTATGCGCCGGTGGGGGCCGCCGACAAGTTGTCGGCGCGGCCGGCGTTCGGGGGCCTGTTCTATCCGGTGACGACCTTTCGCATCGTCCCGCCGCGCAGCCAGTCGCGCAGGAACCTGCTGGGGCCGAACTTCACCGCAGCGCAGATCGACCGCTACAGCGCGATCGACCGCGTGACGCTGCGCACGCCGCCCCTGTTCCTTGTCCATGCGATGGACGATCCGATCATCCCCTATTGGATGAGCACGCGGATGCTGGCGGCGGCGCGGGCGAAGGCGGTGCCGAGCGAGCTGCACCTGCTGGAGAGGGGCGGGCACGGTTTCGGCGCGGGGCTGTCGGCGGACAATCCGGGCTCGCTTTGGCCCCGGCTATTTGCATTATGGACCGCGCGCCACCTGAAATCGAAGGAGACACAGCCATGACCATCGACCGCCGCACGCTGATCGGGGGCGCGCTCGCTTTGTCCTTCGCAGGCACGGCGCGGGCGCAGGAATGGGGCGAGCCGACCCCCGCCGCCGGCGCCGCCGACCGCCCGGAATGGCCGCCGCGCGAGCATTTCGCGCTCTGGCCCGGCACCGCGCCGGGGACGCCTGCCACGCTGCCCGAGCCGCACAACACGATGAACGGGCCGGCGGGCGACCGACAGCTCTGGCTGTACGGCATCCCGGAAGCGTTCGTGTCGGTCTATCGCCCCGCACAGCCCAACGGCCGCGGCCTCCTGTCCATTCCCGGCGGCGGCTATGGTTTCGTGTCGGTACAGAATGAAGGCATCGACGTGGCGCAGGAATATGCGCGGCGCGGCTATACCGTATTCGTGCTGACCTATCGCCTGCCCGGCGAAGGCTGGGCACAGCGCTGGGACGTGCCGCTGCAGGACGCGCAGCGGGCCATGCGCCTCATCCGCGCGCGCGCCGATACGTGGAATATCGACCCCGACACGCTGGGCATCGTCGGCTTCTCCGCCGGCGGGCACCTCGCCGCGTCGCTCGCCACCAGCTACGACGCATCGGTCTATGACCGTGTCGACGGCGACGACGCGCGATCGGCCAAACCGGCCTTTGCCGGACTGATCTATCCGGTCATCAACCTGTCGATCGACAAGAGCAATTCCTCGCAGAACCTGCTCGGCCCGCAACCGCCGGCCGACGCGGTCGCACGCTACGATACCGCCAACCGGGTGACGGCCGAGACGCCGCCGGTGTTCCTGGTGCAGGCGATGGACGACGGGCTGGTCAACCCGGACAATACGCTGGCCATGGTCGAGGCCGCGCGGGCGGCGAAGGTCCCGGTCGAGGCGCATCTGTTCGAGGAGGGCGGGCACGGCTTCGGCATCAGGCACCTGCCCGAGGGCGCGCCGGCGACGCTGTGGCCGGAGCTGTTCGCCCTGTGGATAGCGCGGCATGTGACGGGTTGAGGGGGAGTCTCTGCATATCTGGCTTCGGACGCTCGCGCTCGCGACCCAATCCTTGATCCCCTCCCTATGAGGATGCCTCTGCGAAAGGTGGGCGTACCCTTTTCCATTTTTCGTCATGCCGGACTTGTTCCGGCATCACGGTGCAGCAAACCAGCACCGTACGGGTTCGTGGCTCCGTGGACCCCAGAACAAGTCCGGGGTGACGGGGGAGGTTTCGCAGAAGTCTACTAGGAGGGAGGGAGGGGAGACCGCTTCATCCGAACAGGCGCCTGGTGGCGCGTTCGAGCATCATCAACTGCCACAGGGTGCGGCCGTGGTCGGCGCGGCCGGTACGGTGGTCGTTGGCGAGACGGGTCAGCGCCTTGCGGTCGAACCAGGCGCTGAGCATCGGCGAGCGGGCGAGGTTCGCGGCATCGTCGGCAAGCGCCTTGCGGAACCAGGCGGCGACCGGCGTCACGAAGCCCATTTTGGGGCGGTGCAGGATGTCGCGGGGCAGCCACGGCTCCATCGCCTTTTTCATCAGCCACTTGCCCTCGCCGCGCTTCAGGCGGAGCGACACGGGCAGGCTGGCGGCGAATTCGACGAGGCGGTGGTCGAGCAGCGGTTCGCGCGCCTCCAGCCCGACGGCCATGCTCGTGCGGTCGATCTTGGTCAGGATGTCGCCGGGCAGCCAGTGCTGGAAATCGGCATATTGCGCCCGATCGAGCGGCTCGCGCGCGGGCGCGTCGCGCATCGCGTCGAGGTAGCGCGTCTCCGCACGGTGCCCCGCGAGCCGCTTCACCATGCTGTCGCTGTAGAGGCGGTCGCGCACCGCCGGCCGGGTGACGCCGACCGCCTCCGCATAGGCGGCATCGCCCTCGCCCGCCAGCGCGAGGAGCGTCGTCTTCGCGCGCAGCGGCCGCGGCGCCCAATCGGCCTTGGGATAGATGCTCCCGAGCGTTCCCAGCACGTTCCGGCGAAGCCCGGCGGGAAGCAGGTGGCGGACCCGTTCCTCGGCATCCTGGAACTTGTAGCGGCGATAGCCCGCCATGGCCTCGTCCGCGCCGTCGCCCGACAGCGCGACGGTGACGTTTTCGCGGGCGAGCGCGCAGACCTGATAGGTGGCGAGCGCGGAGGCGTCGGCGAAGGGTTCGTCGAACGCCGCCACCAGCCGGTCGATCAGCGGAAAGTCGCCCGCGGCGACGGTGCGGGTGCGGTGGTCGGTGGCGAAGCGTTCGGCGACCTGCGCGGCATAAGCGGTTTCGTCATGGTCCGCCTCGTCGAAGCCGATGGTGCAGGTGGCGACCGGGTGACGGCTGGTCTCGGCCATCAGCGCCACCACCGCCGAACTGTCGACACCGCCGGACAGGAATGCCCCCACCGGCACGTCTGCGACCATGCGCGAACGGACCGCCGCGCGCAGGCGCTCGGCCATCTCCGCCTCCAGGTCGCGCGGCGATCCCTTTGCTCGCCTGGAAAAGTCGATCCGCCACCAGCAGGTCGGGCGCGGCACCGGCCGGCCGCGCTCCAGCAGCAGGAAATGGCCCGCCGGCAGCTTCTCCACCCCGGCGACGAGGCAGGTGTCGTCGGGCACATAGCCCAGCCCCATGAAATCCTCGATCGCGCCGAGATCGGGGTCGCGGCGCACGAGCGGATGGGCGAGCAGGCCCTTCAATTCGCTGGCAAAGGCGACCGCGCCGTCCGACAGGCGGACATAATGGAGCGGCTTCACCCCCATCCGATCGCGCGCGAGAAACAGGCTGCGGCGGTCGGCATCGTACAGGGCCAGCGCGAACATGCCGTTCAGGCGCGACAGCATGTCCGGCCCCCAGGCGCGCCAGGCGTGGAGCAGCACCTCGGTATCGCTGTCGGTGCGGAACTGCGCGCCCGCCGCCTCCAATTCGGTACGGATGTCGCGGAAATTGTAGATCTCGCCGTTGAAGCTGACGACGCATTGCCCGTCGCCGCTCGCCATCGGCTGGGCGCCGCCATCCAGATCGATGATCGACAGCCGGCGGTGGCCCAGGCCGATGCCGGGCGCGGTCCATATGCCGGAGCCGTCCGGGCCGCGATGGGCAAGAACATCCGTCATCGCGACAATGCGCTGTGGGTCGATCGGCTTGGGCGTTTCGGGATAGAACAGCCCGGCAATGCCGCACATTCAGCGCCCCCCCGCCGCGCGATCGGCCAGCGCGGCGATCGGCGGCGCCTTCGCCAGGAAGCGCCGTATCGCGGCGCGCGGGGCGACGCCTTCGCGCTTTTGCGCCGAGACCAGCACCGCCACCGCGCGCTGGCGGCCGCCCAGCAATTTCGCCTTCAGGGTTTCAAGCTTCACGTCGCTCTCGCTTGCCGTCACGATGTCGCCGATGCGATACCAGAGGACCACCTCGCGCTCCACCGGCCCCGGTGCGCGAATGCGCAGGGCCTTGCCGCCATGCAGGGCGGGCTCGTCGGCGACGCGGACCCATTTGTCGTTCTCCCGGACGGGGCCGAGGCCGAAGCCGACCAGTTCCCTGCCCTCTTCCTGATGGCCGAACACGGCGATGGCGAGATCGACGGTGGCCCCCGACCCGTCGGCATAGCGCGCCATGACGAAGCGGTCGGCGCCGGGATAGTTGGGCACCCATTTCGGCCCGTCGTCCGCCGCCACCCGGTGCCAGCCGGGCATGTCGGGCAAGGCGACGCGCGTCGGCAGCGCATCGGCACGATCGGCAATCGCGCCGGCCCACATAGCGAACAGGAGGATGATGCCGAGCGTCAGCCCCGCGCCGGTCGTCACGGCGACGCGCCCGCGCCGGACCTGCGGCAGTCGGTCGGGATCGAACCAGGGCGCATCGGGATCGCGGTCGAACCAGCGCCAGCCGAGCGCCAGCACCGCCGCCATGACGAGGGCGAAGAAGATCCAGCCGTAAACGATGTGGTCGAACCCGGTCGCCGCCTCCACCGAGGTCCACCATGCCGCATAGATGGTGCCGAAGGCGCGCAGGCCGTTGGCGATGACCGGCACGACGAGCGCCGCGGCCATGAACACCGCGCGCCGCCGCCACGAGACGAAGCAGACATTGGCGACCAGCGTGCCGAAGGCGATCATCGCGATCAGGAACTTCGCGCCTGAGCAGGCTTCGGCCACTTCGAAATAGCCGTTCGGAATGGTGATCAGGACGCCGTCGACGCTTGCCGGCACATGGAAGGCGTGCAGCAGGTGCATGACCATCGTCACGGTGACGGATTGGAGCGGCGCCTCGAACGCCTCGCCAAAGGGAATGAGGAACAGCATGTAGCCGAGCGGGAACAGCAATCCGCGCGCGACCTGCGGACCGAGCAGCGTGACGACCGATCCCTGCAGCATCACGACGAGGCCGAGATGCCGGAACAGGGCGACGCCCGCCGCCTGCCCCGCCAGCCAGCAAAAGCCGCCGCCCGCCACGATCGCCAGGGCCGGCCACCAGGCGACGGGCGCCAGCCGCGACACCTCGCCGCGCCGCTGCCAGACCAGCCAGGCGACGACCGGTGCGATGAACAGGCAGTGGCCGAAGGTCGTGCTGTTCCAATAGATATGCGCAAGATCGCCGACGTCGCGGCGGAACAGCAGCAGGACCAGCGCCCAGACGCCGGCGAGCGCCGCCAGATGCCGGCGCCATGCGGCCTGGCCGTCGTCGCGCGCGCCGAGGAAGATGCTTGATGGCCAGGCGATGCTCATGCCGCGGATGCTTCCGGCCGCCAGCTCATCAGCGCATCGAGCGGGGCCATGCACGCATCCCAGCCATAGCGCCCGCGGACCCGGTT is a window encoding:
- a CDS encoding alpha/beta hydrolase; translated protein: MTIDRRTLIGGALALSFAGTARAQEWGEPTPAAGAADRPEWPPREHFALWPGTAPGTPATLPEPHNTMNGPAGDRQLWLYGIPEAFVSVYRPAQPNGRGLLSIPGGGYGFVSVQNEGIDVAQEYARRGYTVFVLTYRLPGEGWAQRWDVPLQDAQRAMRLIRARADTWNIDPDTLGIVGFSAGGHLAASLATSYDASVYDRVDGDDARSAKPAFAGLIYPVINLSIDKSNSSQNLLGPQPPADAVARYDTANRVTAETPPVFLVQAMDDGLVNPDNTLAMVEAARAAKVPVEAHLFEEGGHGFGIRHLPEGAPATLWPELFALWIARHVTG
- a CDS encoding XrtA/PEP-CTERM system amidotransferase, which produces MCGIAGLFYPETPKPIDPQRIVAMTDVLAHRGPDGSGIWTAPGIGLGHRRLSIIDLDGGAQPMASGDGQCVVSFNGEIYNFRDIRTELEAAGAQFRTDSDTEVLLHAWRAWGPDMLSRLNGMFALALYDADRRSLFLARDRMGVKPLHYVRLSDGAVAFASELKGLLAHPLVRRDPDLGAIEDFMGLGYVPDDTCLVAGVEKLPAGHFLLLERGRPVPRPTCWWRIDFSRRAKGSPRDLEAEMAERLRAAVRSRMVADVPVGAFLSGGVDSSAVVALMAETSRHPVATCTIGFDEADHDETAYAAQVAERFATDHRTRTVAAGDFPLIDRLVAAFDEPFADASALATYQVCALARENVTVALSGDGADEAMAGYRRYKFQDAEERVRHLLPAGLRRNVLGTLGSIYPKADWAPRPLRAKTTLLALAGEGDAAYAEAVGVTRPAVRDRLYSDSMVKRLAGHRAETRYLDAMRDAPAREPLDRAQYADFQHWLPGDILTKIDRTSMAVGLEAREPLLDHRLVEFAASLPVSLRLKRGEGKWLMKKAMEPWLPRDILHRPKMGFVTPVAAWFRKALADDAANLARSPMLSAWFDRKALTRLANDHRTGRADHGRTLWQLMMLERATRRLFG
- the xrtA gene encoding exosortase A — protein: MSIAWPSSIFLGARDDGQAAWRRHLAALAGVWALVLLLFRRDVGDLAHIYWNSTTFGHCLFIAPVVAWLVWQRRGEVSRLAPVAWWPALAIVAGGGFCWLAGQAAGVALFRHLGLVVMLQGSVVTLLGPQVARGLLFPLGYMLFLIPFGEAFEAPLQSVTVTMVMHLLHAFHVPASVDGVLITIPNGYFEVAEACSGAKFLIAMIAFGTLVANVCFVSWRRRAVFMAAALVVPVIANGLRAFGTIYAAWWTSVEAATGFDHIVYGWIFFALVMAAVLALGWRWFDRDPDAPWFDPDRLPQVRRGRVAVTTGAGLTLGIILLFAMWAGAIADRADALPTRVALPDMPGWHRVAADDGPKWVPNYPGADRFVMARYADGSGATVDLAIAVFGHQEEGRELVGFGLGPVRENDKWVRVADEPALHGGKALRIRAPGPVEREVVLWYRIGDIVTASESDVKLETLKAKLLGGRQRAVAVLVSAQKREGVAPRAAIRRFLAKAPPIAALADRAAGGR